The SAR202 cluster bacterium genomic sequence AAAATGAATAGAGCTAAATACTCGGCAACACCATCTCCCTCTTCCCACTTTCCAAGTCAGGGGGAATTACCCCCCATCCTTTGTCCTTCCCCCTCAAGGGGGGAAGGTAAGACACACCGCAGACCCCCCTACAAGGAGAGCTTTGCCCACTCTGAACTCTCCTTCGGAAAGGGCTTGTTATCAGCGGTTACTCACTATGTTAGGGCGGCTAATGCCTAAGAAAAAGACAGTGAGGATTTCTGGTCGGGAGTTGAGGGATGGGCTAGCGGCGGGGGCGCGATGTATGGAGCGGTATGCGGCGCAGGTGAATGCGCTAAACGTGTTTCCGGTGCCGGACGGCGATACAGGGACAAATATGCTGCTGACGATGAAGTCGGTGGTGGAGGGACTAGATCCTTCGACTACGTCCGCCGATGGCGGACTCCGCTCAGGACTCGCTCAGGCTCACAAAGGCGAGCCTTCGCTCGGCTCCCACCCCGATGGAGTAGGAAGGGTGGCTCAACTCGCCGCGCGGGGGGCGCTGATGGGGGCGAGGGGGAACAGCGGGGTGATATTGTCGCAGTTTTTGTCGGGCTTTGCGCAATCGCTTAAAGACAAGGAGACGTGCGACGCCCGGGGGCTGGCGGCGGCGCTGACGGCGGGGTCGAGGGCGGCGTATTCGGCGGTGTCGAAGCCTGTGGAGGGGACCATACTTACCGTTATGCGGGAGGCGGCATCGGCGGCGGAGTCGGAGGCGTTGAAGAGTGGGGCGGACGTTATTGGGGTGTGGGAGGCGTCGCTGAAGGCGGCCAAGTCGGCGCTGGCGAGGACGCCGGAGCAACTGTCGACGCTGCGGGACGCGGGGGTGGTGGACTCGGGAGGGCAGGGGCTGGTGGTGGTGATGGAGGGGTTCCTGTGCGGGCTGAAGGGGCAGGACGTGGAGGCGGTGGAGGTGGAGATCAGCGCGCCGGCGGGAGGGCTTGCAACGATGCCGTCAGTACGAGGGGAGTACCTGGAGGCGATAGAGGGGGAGAAGTTCGGGTTTTGCACACAGTTTATGATCGAGGGGACGGGGATAGACCTGGAGGCGCTGCGGGCGTCGCTGGCGGGTATGGGGAACTCGGCGGTGGTGGTGGGCGACGCGACATTGGCGA encodes the following:
- a CDS encoding DAK2 domain-containing protein codes for the protein MLGRLMPKKKTVRISGRELRDGLAAGARCMERYAAQVNALNVFPVPDGDTGTNMLLTMKSVVEGLDPSTTSADGGLRSGLAQAHKGEPSLGSHPDGVGRVAQLAARGALMGARGNSGVILSQFLSGFAQSLKDKETCDARGLAAALTAGSRAAYSAVSKPVEGTILTVMREAASAAESEALKSGADVIGVWEASLKAAKSALARTPEQLSTLRDAGVVDSGGQGLVVVMEGFLCGLKGQDVEAVEVEISAPAGGLATMPSVRGEYLEAIEGEKFGFCTQFMIEGTGIDLEALRASLAGMGNSAVVVGDATLAKVHIHTFEPDKVVAFGGMMGVTSQVKIDDIDKQHVGFQALHKQRKETPALAVVAVAWGEGFARLFRDLGCHEVVVCGRTMNPSAQEILEASKMTGSKRVAVLPNNSNVVLAARQAASMSEGVIHVIETRTLPQGVASALAYSPDVSPEQALRSMESAKGGVKTLEVTTAVRDSVVSGRPVKAGQVMALLDDVLI